GTGTAGAAAAGAATTCAATTCCAGGCGAGGTGTTCGTCGTCACATTCGAAAagtacacaagaaaaaaatggaagaactaAAAAAGTACATTGAAACACGAAAGAATCCAAACCAATCCTCTAAAGGACGCAGTAAGAATGTTCTAGTTCCATTAAGTAGGAGTTGTCCAGTGTGTTGTAAATCATTTGCTACAAAAGCGAATGTAAGGAGgcattttgatgaagttcatAGAGGACTAAGGAGGGATTCAATTACTCCTGATATAGCAACAAAGCCTGGGCAACCTTTGTTCCTGGATTCTGTTTCTCCTAAAAAATCTTTTAAGACTCGAAAACAAAAGTTGTCTTCAAAGGCTGAATACAATTTAACTGCATGCAAATGCCTCCTTTGCAAGAGGAAATATAGTTCACAAATAATGcttaaaagacatatgcaaattGTCCACAAGATAACTCTTTCTGGAACAAACTCTAAAAGAGAGAAAGGCCCTAATAATACTGCCAACAGttcagaaataaaagttaaagttGAACCAGCAGATTCTGTAGAATCTTCACCCCCTTCCATTACCCATTCTCCACAGAATGAATTAAAGGGAACAAAtcattcaaatgaaaaaaagaacacacCGGCAgcacagaaaaataaagttaaacaaGACTCTGAAAGCCCTAAATCAACTAGTCCGTCTGCTGCAGGTGGCCAGCAAAAAACCAGGAAACCAAAACTTTCAGCTGGCTTTGACTTTAAGCAACTCTACTGTAAACTTTGTAAACGTCAGTTTACTTCCAAACAGAACTTGACTAAACACATTGAGTTGCACACAGATGGGAATAACATTTATGTTAAATTCTACAAGTGTCCTCTTTGCACTTATGAAACTCGTCGGAAGCGTGATGTGATACGACATATAACTGTGGTTCATAAAAAGTCATCCCGCTATCTTGGGAAAATAACAGCCAGTTTAGAGATCAGAGCTATAAAAAAGCCCATTGATTTTGTTCTAAATAAAGTGGCAAAAAGAGGCCCTTCCAGGGATGAAGCAAAAAATAGCGATTCAAAACATGATGGCACTTCTAACTCTCCCAGTAAAAAATATGAAGTAGCTGATGTTGGTATTGAAGTAAAAGTCACAAAAAACTTTTCTCTTCACAAATGCAATAAATGTGGAAAGGCATTTGCCAAAAAGACTTATCTTGAACATCATAAGAAAACTCATAAGGCAAATGCTTCCAATtcacctgaaggaaacaaaaccaaaggcCGAAGTACAAGATCTAAGGCTCTTGTCTGGTGAGGAACAGTTACagagttttgcttttttcccccatcgaactaaaaaaatcatttgatcatAATTTATAGGTGGTTCCATTTTTTAACACATGTTTGCTTTCATATATCTTATGGCAGTGGGAACTGCAAGAGTGATGTGCATACTGCACTTACCTCTTCAGTGACCTTTATTCCAGTGGCTTGGGAACAAAAATTAACTTCAGAACTTAATCTTCCACAGGACAATGCAATATAGATATAGGTAGATGGCACAGGGTCAGTGCTTTCCTCTCAATAttgtaaaatacatacatttttattggCTTGTTTACAATAGGAGTCTTCTGTTTAACTTGCACAGGTTTAATTTGATTCAGTGACTTAGTCTACTAATTAATACATTGTAGGAAAGTTAAATATATTAGAATGAATTTGTGAAGGTGATAATTATAGGAAAAAAGTCTTTTGAGGCACTGTGATTattgtaaaaattaatttgtgaTGGCTAAATAAAGTGCtgcactcaaaaaaaaaattccaaaattgaATATAGAGCAGTtagcatttattatttatgtttaacCTAGTGTTTCTAGGCAAAGGGGAACTTGATAAAACAAgtttagattatttttctttctccttgggAGTATGTGTTAGTTACTGTTTTTTACTTTTGATCTATGGAAAAAGTGATTATTTAGGTCCCAGATtgtcttatttttgtctttttgttgaagtaAACTTTTCATGATCATTTCAACATGGTTAACATTagggatttttattattattttttggtggtTGTGTGATGCAAGAAAAGTAAAACCCCTgttgggaagaagaaaaaaatactactttttaaGAAGGTTTTGGAAtaaatctagatttttaaaatgcagtataAAATAAGGAGTAGACTCCTATACTTGATTTTGCAAGtctctatattttttaagtttacctTTAGTACCTATGTCCCCtgtattaaaacatttaatatatttaattactgTTAGTTTTGGATTCAGGTTCTAAAGCAGTATATTTAGTTTGCTGAGTAGTTTAAATGTTGTGGTTTGATTATCACACATTCTTTTTTACTTGTTTGGAGAGCTTGAGGTGAAACCATCCTTTAGAAGTTCATTTACTATTGTATAATTTTAAGAAGAAGGTTTTATTGGTAAACTCAAAAGTGTTCATTTATTCCCATTTCTCCTCAGATAACTTCAAGTGATGTACGAAAAGGTTTGGAGTTCATTTTTGTGGAAAGACTTTAAATTGGTGTTAGAACCACTAAACATCTTCAAATGGtactatgagaaaaaaaagaaacattttcataaatattgacTGTAACTGCTGTTTCTGACTAAAATAATAACCATCTAACCACTTGTTTCTAGGCATTGCCTCTTCCAGCACTTTCAAGTAGCTGTGACATTAAATATTGTCATCACAGTCCATCAGCTAACCACCCTTGACCTTGTGCACTTGGTCTACAGTTTCTACAAAAATATTGCAAATTTTGTATTCCAAACAATTTGTTGATTAAAGTGATCAACAATCTGAAGAAAATGTCACCACTGGTGATTTTTAATTCACAAAGACTATATCTTAGCGATTTTAGTTTTGTTCAACCTTATTTGGCAAAATTTTCATCTGTATAGATATATGATTTCCTGGAGAGTGTGTGTTAGGACCAAAAGACAAATTAGTATCAATATGCTAAAAGTACTTAGCCTTctaaatatttgtaattattattacATCTGTTTATTTCAGACTTGTTCTCCAgcacttaaatgtaaatgtttgaAAGTTTCATTCTAAAATGTGTATTACTATAGGGAAGTTTCAATTCATTTTCATCTATGgatcattacattttttatttgtaaacatCTTGAgatttttatgaatattaaacattcccttatttttccttaaattttataCAAAGCACTTTAATGATAGATGCaacttaatttttcagtttctattttttttaagtaccacACATTTACTAATGTTAATATGAAGGTAGTAAATAGCTTACTTGTAGTTTATGGATGCAGACAATCCATGCACAACCACTTCTTGTGATActagtttatttctttaaatactgcTAAAAAAGGAAGATGGGGGTGTAAACcctgctttttttcctcccaagtAAAAATCTTAAATGACCACTTTAGATATTTGATTTCTActgtaaaatttgaaaaataacgAATTTCTGTCCATTTTTGCAATCAAGACCTTAGGAAAAACAGAAGTACACCTATCTTTATGAAATATTGGGCAGGTTTTTGTGTAtcaatattttgtactttttggggaatattttattttttagtaatttttgtcaaattataattttaaaaggtacAGCAGAGAATATACCATGCTTTTATATAGGTCTACACCTGTACTTAAGAGGGACCCTGTCCATCTATATACTTtttgtataaaatttttaaaggatttaagaTCCACAAGGTCATAATAAATGCCTCTATAGCTAGAAAAACATTTACCCCTCCCAGTGCTTTGCACTAAAATATACTGTGAAAGGAAACTAGAAAGACTGTAACTGTtgctggaaatgttctatattgaATGTACATGCTCTTGTTGGAAAAATGTACTATATGTGATGGAAATAAACCAGACTCAAAGTTATTTCAGCTGAATGTTTCAACAAAAGGTGCATTGGTTGAaacttaaatgttttattatcaaatttaaatttattcagtGACTATGAGCAGGTACACTTGAATTATATCCTGatagttgtatttttaagaattagagtaatttctttttaaagtaatttaaaaaacagatatgCTTTTCCACATATGGAAAACTTGTACTTATAGGTCTAACTTTAATGATTAATAGCATAATATATTTAGGGAACTAAATGTTTAGGTGGTATTTCATTTATAAACCATCTTCATTAGTTGCACATTATTAAACTGTATGTTTGACTTTTCCAAGGTGTTATCTTTTATGCTTTCCTACACACAAGACATCTTCCAAAGATATTTCCCAGACTTAAGTGCCTATAACCAGTGAAAAGATAATGAGAATTCTTAAAAAGCTTGGGGCAAATCTTTGCTGCAACCTCTTATCTGTATGTCATCCCTTTCCTCTGCTTTACTTGTTAAATACTGTAGGGGAGAAAGTGAAATAGCCTGATGTTGGTTGAGGGGAGCCCAATTTTTGAAATTCCCTTATTCTTACCTGTTTTCACAGGGCTTTTTATAGTTTATCTCCTCCATCATAACTCTTGGGCCACAGAGCAGAAATTTAGAAGGAGGAACTGATTTTAGGGACtgtcaaaatattttatctggttcatagagaaaaaaaaaattcactgtgtCAGAACtttgtttaaattaaaagtgCCTAGAGAGATTAGAATAATTGTATTATAGTAGCCAAATTAATAATAGGTCATGGGAGACATAGGAGTTAGAGGCTAACTGGGACCAGTTTAGAAAggtagaatgaaaaataaaaagtggagatttttttgttcttcctATTCCTTTCTGGTCTTCATCCTtaccttttggttttattttgactTGAGCTGTGTCATCTCAGAGGTTTAGACTTGAGGTTCTTGAGAAGAGGCCTAAAAAATTTGTACCAGAAGCTTTTCTGCATGTAGGCTGTATAAGTAAATATAgcacttttaatttattttagggAGGAGTAGTTAAATAGGAAAAAGAACCATcagaaactttattttatattaagccCTATCTGGCACAGATTATATCCACCTTTGCTATTTGATCGGTTAAgagtttttttaatagaattcaaCTCATCTTCCTTCCTGAAGACACCTTCCACTCCTAAGTGTGGTGGGAGAGGAAAAACAGTGAAAGGTATGGCTTGTGCTTCAACTTCATACATTTGGATAGTGCAATTGAGAGCTGAATGAGGTATGGCTGACATTGGGCAGGTTTGTTCATTACAACATGGAGATAGTCCATGTATGTACAATAGCCATTTTTTTGGTTCATGTTTTTTACACTCTTCCTCCCTACTTCAAGAAGAAAACATGCTTGAATAATACACGTActgaagaatatataaataacccgCCCTTAATTTTTAGCCTATTGTATGTATGGGCTAGTTTTCAGTTGACATGGATGGCTTGTATTGTTTGAAAGTACCTTCACATTTTTAGGaatatgtatttgttatattgCTTAATGGTCAAAAGGCTGGTCTATTCAGTTTGCTTTAGAGACCTGTGGATGCAGTAGCAGGGAATTTTGCAGTTTTGCTGTAGCTTGAGGCTGTGGGTATAGAAAGAGTAGTTTCCCATTAGGTGTTATGCAAGTAGGTGTGGAGATAGAGATGCACAAGTGGATAGCATTTCCTGCTCTGATGTTGCAAAAGACCTCTTCAAATAGTATGGCCACTGAAATTAAGATAGAAATGcttctaaaactttaaaaattaggttCCAGGTTTCCTGTAGTGGCCTATGGAAGTATTTTAGATTCTTATTTAGAAGTTGTAGTTATTTTCTAATGGACTCCATAGATTACTAGGATTATTATTTAACCATGGCTCTTGTAGTTTATCTGAAGATGAGTTCTTAAGATATGTGCAGCATGCTTTGGCTGTGGTGTTAGACAAAAATCCTTCTGTACTCTTTGGTATTCTTGCCCTCTTCTCGGACTTCAGGAACTAACAGAAACCTCATGATTAAAAAGGAGTTAAGGATCCACATTCTTAAAAATGGCTATTTGTTGTTTGGTTTCCAAGGCATTAAGCACATGACAGACTGTGGAATAAAACATATTTCACTTAAACTTACCTACAATTATTTTGGCTTTTCTAACTTTCCAAattcattcctcctttcttttttaatttgtttctgcaACCCTTTCCTCTGA
This portion of the Manis javanica isolate MJ-LG chromosome 6, MJ_LKY, whole genome shotgun sequence genome encodes:
- the ZNF800 gene encoding zinc finger protein 800 isoform X1 encodes the protein MPLRDKYCQTDHHHHGCCEPVYVLEPGDAPLLQQPLQTSKSGIQQIIECFRSGTKQLKHILLKDVDTIFECKLCRSLFRGLPNLITHKKFYCPPSLQMDDNLPDVNDKQSQAINDLLEAIYPSVDKREYIIKLEPIETNQNAVFQYISRTDNPAEVTESSSTPEQTEVQIQETSTEHSKTVPVTDTEVETVEPPPVEIVADEVAPTSDEQQPQESQADLETSDNSDLGHQLICCLCRKEFNSRRGVRRHIRKVHKKKMEELKKYIETRKNPNQSSKGRSKNVLVPLSRSCPVCCKSFATKANVRRHFDEVHRGLRRDSITPDIATKPGQPLFLDSVSPKKSFKTRKQKLSSKAEYNLTACKCLLCKRKYSSQIMLKRHMQIVHKITLSGTNSKREKGPNNTANSSEIKVKVEPADSVESSPPSITHSPQNELKGTNHSNEKKNTPAAQKNKVKQDSESPKSTSPSAAGGQQKTRKPKLSAGFDFKQLYCKLCKRQFTSKQNLTKHIELHTDGNNIYVKFYKCPLCTYETRRKRDVIRHITVVHKKSSRYLGKITASLEIRAIKKPIDFVLNKVAKRGPSRDEAKNSDSKHDGTSNSPSKKYEVADVGIEVKVTKNFSLHKCNKCGKAFAKKTYLEHHKKTHKANASNSPEGNKTKGRSTRSKALVCLGKPSPRSAAALRPAAPGSRCPPAGAVTTRQAAASCRAKLRGGAARERQHAARGLGKPAPP
- the ZNF800 gene encoding zinc finger protein 800 isoform X3 — translated: MPLRDKYCQTDHHHHGCCEPVYVLEPGDAPLLQQPLQTSKSGIQQIIECFRSGTKQLKHILLKDVDTIFECKLCRSLFRGLPNLITHKKFYCPPSLQMDDNLPDVNDKQSQAINDLLEAIYPSVDKREYIIKLEPIETNQNAVFQYISRTDNPAEVTESSSTPEQTEVQIQETSTEHSKTVPVTDTEVETVEPPPVEIVADEVAPTSDEQQPQESQADLETSDNSDLGHQLICCLCRKEFNSRRGVRRHIRKVHKKKMEELKKYIETRKNPNQSSKGRSKNVLVPLSRSCPVCCKSFATKANVRRHFDEVHRGLRRDSITPDIATKPGQPLFLDSVSPKKSFKTRKQKLSSKAEYNLTACKCLLCKRKYSSQIMLKRHMQIVHKITLSGTNSKREKGPNNTANSSEIKVKVEPADSVESSPPSITHSPQNELKGTNHSNEKKNTPAAQKNKVKQDSESPKSTSPSAAGGQQKTRKPKLSAGFDFKQLYCKLCKRQFTSKQNLTKHIELHTDGNNIYVKFYKCPLCTYETRRKRDVIRHITVVHKKSSRYLGKITASLEIRAIKKPIDFVLNKVAKRGPSRDEAKNSDSKHDGTSNSPSKKYEVADVGIEVKVTKNFSLHKCNKCGKAFAKKTYLEHHKKTHKANASNSPEGNKTKGRSTRSKALV
- the ZNF800 gene encoding zinc finger protein 800 isoform X2, with the translated sequence MPLRDKYCQTDHHHHGCCEPVYVLEPGDAPLLQQPLQTSKSGIQQIIECFRSGTKQLKHILLKDVDTIFECKLCRSLFRGLPNLITHKKFYCPPSLQMDDNLPDVNDKQSQAINDLLEAIYPSVDKREYIIKLEPIETNQNAVFQYISRTDNPAEVTESSSTPEQTEVQIQETSTEHSKTVPVTDTEVETVEPPPVEIVADEVAPTSDEQQPQESQADLETSDNSDLGHQLICCLCRKEFNSRRGVRRHIRKVHKKKMEELKKYIETRKNPNQSSKGRSKNVLVPLSRSCPVCCKSFATKANVRRHFDEVHRGLRRDSITPDIATKPGQPLFLDSVSPKKSFKTRKQKLSSKAEYNLTACKCLLCKRKYSSQIMLKRHMQIVHKITLSGTNSKREKGPNNTANSSEIKVKVEPADSVESSPPSITHSPQNELKGTNHSNEKKNTPAAQKNKVKQDSESPKSTSPSAAGGQQKTRKPKLSAGFDFKQLYCKLCKRQFTSKQNLTKHIELHTDGNNIYVKFYKCPLCTYETRRKRDVIRHITVVHKKSSRYLGKITASLEIRAIKKPIDFVLNKVAKRGPSRDEAKNSDSKHDGTSNSPSKKYEVADVGIEVKVTKNFSLHKCNKCGKAFAKKTYLEHHKKTHKANASNSPEGNKTKGRSTRSKALVWTHKAISLPVSTALTASQKVWAISVHHSSF